The following coding sequences lie in one Mesorhizobium sp. NZP2298 genomic window:
- a CDS encoding DMT family transporter — MLKAVLIALVAGSVLPIQALVNGRLAAGLGSPLIAAGISFLVATLALMAAQLLLRTPLPPMEQAVSIPGWVWLGGLLGAIYVTGAIVSVGALGTTTAICLVIAGQIGAALLVDRFGVLGASSHPLGLLRLFGAGLVLAGAIIAVRG, encoded by the coding sequence ATGCTGAAGGCTGTTCTGATCGCCCTGGTTGCCGGCTCCGTCCTGCCAATCCAGGCGCTCGTCAACGGACGGCTTGCGGCAGGTCTTGGCAGTCCATTGATAGCGGCCGGCATCTCCTTCCTTGTCGCGACGCTCGCGCTCATGGCCGCGCAGCTGCTTCTGAGAACGCCACTCCCCCCGATGGAACAGGCCGTATCCATACCGGGCTGGGTCTGGCTTGGTGGATTGCTCGGCGCGATCTATGTCACCGGGGCGATCGTCAGTGTCGGTGCGCTCGGCACGACGACTGCGATCTGCCTTGTCATCGCCGGACAGATAGGGGCCGCGCTGCTCGTGGATCGCTTCGGAGTCCTTGGCGCCTCAAGCCATCCGCTTGGCCTGTTGAGGTTGTTCGGCGCCGGCCTCGTTCTGGCCGGCGCCATCATCGCCGTGAGGGGTTAG
- a CDS encoding amidohydrolase family protein: MDIPICEPADLAPRAPRSGLPANAIDTHFHVFGPRPDYPFASGRSYTAPDASLADYEHLARKIGFSRAVVVQPSVYGTDNRRTLDALREARIPMRAVIVVDETLPEREWLALHELGVRGVRINLVFKAGNGLATARALASRIREFGWHLQFLVDVSTIPDLADWVRALRVPAVFDHFGHVPATRGLADPGFQALLDLVREGSAWVKLSGAYRITGIPRPPYDDVRPFAEALLAANPERVLWATDWPHPAISVPMPNDGDLVDMALDWTTDPDLRRKLFVTNAEQLYGFDTAISRAEDDAC; the protein is encoded by the coding sequence TTGGACATCCCAATCTGCGAGCCAGCAGACCTTGCGCCGCGAGCGCCTCGGAGCGGTCTCCCGGCCAATGCCATCGATACGCATTTCCATGTCTTCGGCCCCCGGCCGGACTATCCCTTCGCATCCGGCCGAAGCTACACCGCTCCTGACGCCAGCCTTGCTGACTACGAGCATCTGGCGCGCAAGATCGGTTTTTCCCGGGCCGTGGTGGTGCAACCCAGCGTCTACGGTACCGACAACAGGCGTACACTCGACGCGTTGCGCGAGGCGCGCATTCCCATGCGGGCCGTCATCGTTGTCGATGAGACCCTGCCGGAGCGCGAATGGCTTGCCTTGCATGAACTCGGCGTGCGCGGCGTCAGGATCAATCTCGTCTTCAAGGCCGGCAATGGCCTTGCCACGGCCCGCGCCTTGGCCAGTCGCATCCGCGAGTTCGGCTGGCACCTGCAGTTCCTCGTCGACGTGTCGACGATACCCGATCTGGCGGATTGGGTACGGGCATTGCGCGTGCCGGCGGTTTTCGATCATTTCGGCCACGTGCCGGCGACAAGGGGCCTGGCAGACCCCGGCTTCCAGGCGCTTTTGGATCTGGTTCGCGAAGGCAGTGCCTGGGTCAAGCTCTCCGGCGCCTACCGCATCACCGGCATACCGCGTCCGCCCTATGACGACGTCAGGCCTTTCGCGGAGGCATTGCTGGCAGCCAACCCAGAAAGGGTCTTATGGGCGACGGACTGGCCACACCCGGCCATATCAGTGCCAATGCCTAATGACGGCGACCTGGTCGATATGGCACTGGACTGGACCACGGACCCCGACCTTCGCCGCAAGCTGTTCGTAACCAACGCGGAGCAGCTCTACGGCTTTGATACGGCAATATCCCGCGCTGAGGACGATGCATGCTGA
- a CDS encoding GMC family oxidoreductase: MAAIAASGSRAGREDIADVLIIGAGPSGSVAAKHLAQAGFKVVALEQGHMPDAGRYPGRRPEWELVTQKQWHPNPNFRDMPRDYPINTTESDVNPLMFCGVGGSATLYAGHWTPFMPSDFKVRTLDGIADDWPFTYEDLAPYLEVIEREVGVSGLGGNPAYPPKMAYPTPALPIGKVGHKAAECLDRMGWHWWPGTNAIPSVPYNGLNACVRRGTCMSGCPEGAKSTTDLTHWPHAIKAGARLVTGARVREITVDERGLATGAIYMDENGRERRQRAATVILCANGIGTPRLLLLSKSARFRDGLANSSGLVGKRLMMHPFSAVQATFEEDLESWRGPFGQNVSSYEFYETDEKRGFLRGAKWGAMPGGGPLGATSFVGSKVFADPNAKVEDMWGTNLHDLVSRRFGRTMVWGIIGEDLPEESNQVLLDPELTDTDGIPAPKLIYKVSENSERMLKFHEERCAEACQAGGAVEISVVHQMPDTGWHLLGTCVMGTDRETSVVNEWGQTHDVPNLFIFDGSTFPTSAGLNPTATIMSVALRQTRRMISERRNLEAA, translated from the coding sequence ATGGCTGCGATCGCAGCGTCCGGTTCTCGCGCCGGGCGGGAGGATATTGCCGACGTTTTGATCATTGGCGCGGGGCCGTCCGGTTCCGTTGCGGCAAAACATCTGGCGCAGGCCGGCTTCAAGGTGGTCGCGCTGGAGCAAGGCCACATGCCGGATGCCGGCCGCTATCCCGGCCGGCGCCCCGAATGGGAGTTGGTCACCCAGAAGCAGTGGCATCCCAATCCCAATTTTCGCGACATGCCTCGCGACTATCCCATCAACACTACGGAATCAGACGTTAATCCACTGATGTTCTGTGGTGTCGGCGGCAGCGCCACGCTCTATGCCGGCCACTGGACGCCGTTCATGCCGTCGGACTTCAAGGTGCGTACGCTTGACGGTATCGCCGACGATTGGCCTTTCACCTACGAAGATCTGGCGCCATACCTTGAGGTCATCGAACGCGAAGTCGGCGTTTCCGGACTGGGCGGCAATCCCGCCTATCCGCCCAAGATGGCCTATCCGACCCCTGCCCTGCCGATCGGCAAGGTCGGCCATAAGGCTGCGGAATGCCTGGACAGAATGGGCTGGCATTGGTGGCCGGGGACCAACGCGATACCGTCTGTGCCCTATAATGGCCTGAATGCCTGCGTGCGACGCGGCACCTGCATGAGCGGCTGTCCCGAAGGCGCCAAATCGACCACCGATCTCACCCATTGGCCACACGCGATCAAGGCTGGCGCCCGCCTCGTCACCGGTGCCCGGGTGCGGGAAATCACCGTCGACGAACGGGGCCTCGCCACCGGTGCCATCTACATGGACGAAAATGGCCGCGAGCGGCGTCAGCGGGCGGCCACGGTGATCCTGTGCGCGAACGGTATCGGTACGCCGAGACTGCTCCTGCTGTCGAAGTCGGCACGCTTTCGCGACGGTCTCGCCAATTCGAGCGGACTGGTCGGCAAGCGCCTGATGATGCATCCCTTCTCGGCCGTGCAGGCCACGTTCGAGGAGGATCTCGAATCGTGGCGCGGGCCGTTTGGCCAGAATGTCTCCTCTTACGAGTTCTACGAGACGGACGAGAAACGTGGTTTCTTGCGCGGCGCCAAATGGGGCGCCATGCCGGGTGGCGGACCGCTTGGCGCGACAAGCTTCGTCGGTTCCAAGGTCTTTGCCGACCCCAACGCCAAGGTCGAGGACATGTGGGGAACGAACCTCCATGACCTCGTTTCCCGTCGCTTCGGCCGCACCATGGTCTGGGGAATCATTGGCGAGGATCTCCCGGAGGAATCCAATCAGGTCCTTCTTGATCCGGAACTGACCGATACCGATGGCATCCCCGCCCCCAAGTTGATCTACAAGGTCTCCGAGAACTCCGAACGCATGCTCAAATTCCACGAAGAGCGCTGCGCGGAGGCCTGTCAGGCCGGCGGAGCCGTGGAGATCTCGGTCGTTCATCAGATGCCGGATACAGGATGGCACCTGCTGGGCACCTGCGTCATGGGAACCGACCGCGAAACCTCGGTCGTCAACGAATGGGGCCAGACCCACGACGTTCCCAATCTCTTCATTTTCGACGGCAGCACATTCCCGACCTCGGCCGGCCTCAACCCCACGGCCACCATCATGTCTGTCGCCTTGCGGCAGACCCGTCGCATGATTTCTGAACGCCGCAACCTGGAGGCCGCGTGA